From a region of the Listeria monocytogenes ATCC 19117 genome:
- a CDS encoding cysteine hydrolase family protein, protein MILLVVDTQKLIMTNNLYNFDSLVPNIEQLIVTARKNKIEIVYIRHDDGPNTELTEGKEGFEIYEKFQPTTLERIFDKSVNSAFKGTGLLAYLKEKGTKKIVVAGLQTDFCIDATVKCGFEHGFHMIVPAHANSTEDNHFMSGENSYKYYNEWMWPERYATCISMEETINEMEHN, encoded by the coding sequence ATGATATTATTAGTTGTTGATACACAAAAATTAATTATGACGAATAATCTATACAATTTCGATTCACTTGTACCCAATATAGAACAATTAATCGTCACTGCTCGAAAAAATAAAATAGAAATAGTTTATATACGACATGACGACGGACCTAATACAGAACTTACAGAAGGAAAAGAAGGCTTCGAAATTTACGAAAAATTCCAACCAACCACACTCGAAAGAATTTTTGATAAAAGCGTTAATAGCGCTTTTAAAGGAACAGGCTTACTTGCTTATCTCAAAGAAAAAGGAACGAAGAAAATTGTAGTAGCAGGATTGCAAACCGATTTTTGCATTGACGCCACAGTGAAATGTGGTTTTGAACATGGCTTTCACATGATCGTTCCCGCCCATGCCAATTCGACGGAAGATAACCACTTTATGTCAGGGGAGAATAGTTACAAGTACTATAATGAATGGATGTGGCCTGAGCGTTACGCGACCTGTATATCTATGGAAGAAACGATTAATGAAATGGAACATAATTGA
- a CDS encoding BglG family transcription antiterminator, whose protein sequence is MLSGRMVLIIKYLEGKSESSIRGISKKLEISERKVRYDIDNINDALTLNQLKPILKEGKGRLVIPADLAKLALEEKETYIFAPQERINILQYLLFFNVKKVNLEHLSKWMNVSRTTIKKDLLLMEVQLQKLNLQLVYKQGYKLIGNENALLNERVRILRDYIDFIPNEDIETNFYRKCMLGEMKVSLKNIDINGVNKWSKQLLKQMGWILNDESYYWYLANILVFCWYIKNDVTNPLKDAKLVLPIFNSQLIQGMEVILDYELSQEQLNILVGFVFFTNKYASLNEEMDLITTETIVNSLIISMSEELNLPFLEDAILYKGLLNHVAPLIERVRGNVQIYEDTFDVIPTEFLYILQATSKVVKTIPLLESVENESEISLLAIHFLASIQRNQREEKVHVLLVCGLGYGAIAMMKDTLNSEYQIAFVATIPEYMLKDFTAWEDVDLVITTAKVTTPLPKPTVKVSPVLKECDLVELEKQGLKKKNILTSYFAINKRLSFLDGTVKQQVISVIKEELGYGHVSIPNRKLGLSDLIGIDAIQIISESLTWQEAIQRATKLLSDNHFVLPAYAENIKQIQEELGFYSVKDEEFALFHGNDSQLVRMNSMALLISEQPVIFGEKQAKVIFILASKDKKEQIPAIITLTKMTYQTDFISKLEQAKNPIDADRIIKKYEEEVR, encoded by the coding sequence ATGTTAAGTGGCAGAATGGTACTAATCATAAAGTATTTAGAAGGCAAAAGTGAGTCGAGTATTCGGGGTATCAGTAAAAAACTCGAAATATCTGAGCGGAAAGTTAGATATGATATCGACAATATAAATGACGCACTTACGCTTAATCAATTAAAACCAATTTTGAAGGAGGGAAAAGGGAGGTTAGTTATACCAGCTGATTTGGCCAAATTAGCACTGGAGGAAAAAGAAACTTATATTTTTGCTCCGCAGGAAAGAATCAATATTTTACAGTATTTGCTATTTTTCAATGTTAAAAAGGTGAACTTGGAACATTTAAGTAAATGGATGAATGTTTCGCGAACTACGATTAAAAAAGATTTATTGTTAATGGAAGTACAGTTGCAAAAGTTGAATCTTCAATTGGTTTATAAACAAGGCTATAAATTAATCGGCAATGAAAACGCTCTCTTGAATGAACGCGTTCGGATTTTGCGAGATTACATTGATTTTATCCCAAACGAAGATATAGAAACAAACTTTTATAGAAAATGTATGTTAGGTGAGATGAAAGTATCACTTAAAAACATTGATATAAATGGCGTGAACAAGTGGTCTAAGCAACTTTTGAAACAAATGGGTTGGATTTTAAATGATGAATCGTATTATTGGTATTTAGCGAATATTTTAGTCTTTTGCTGGTATATAAAAAATGATGTCACTAATCCACTTAAAGATGCAAAGCTGGTACTTCCAATTTTTAATTCCCAATTAATTCAAGGGATGGAAGTGATATTAGATTACGAGCTTAGTCAGGAGCAGTTAAATATTCTAGTCGGCTTTGTTTTTTTCACGAACAAGTATGCAAGCTTGAATGAAGAAATGGACTTAATTACAACAGAAACGATAGTAAATTCGCTAATCATATCTATGAGTGAAGAACTTAATTTGCCTTTTTTAGAAGATGCGATTTTGTATAAAGGATTACTAAATCATGTAGCTCCACTGATTGAAAGAGTGAGAGGGAATGTGCAAATTTACGAAGATACTTTTGATGTTATTCCAACTGAATTTCTCTATATTTTACAAGCAACAAGCAAGGTGGTTAAAACTATCCCGTTACTTGAGAGCGTCGAAAATGAGAGTGAAATATCTTTGTTGGCGATTCATTTTTTAGCGAGTATTCAGCGTAATCAGCGCGAGGAGAAGGTGCATGTATTACTTGTTTGTGGTCTTGGCTACGGAGCAATTGCAATGATGAAAGATACACTAAATAGCGAGTATCAAATCGCTTTTGTCGCAACCATCCCCGAATATATGTTAAAAGATTTTACTGCTTGGGAAGATGTGGATTTAGTCATTACAACAGCAAAAGTGACAACCCCACTACCAAAACCGACTGTCAAAGTAAGCCCAGTTTTAAAAGAGTGTGATTTAGTGGAGTTAGAAAAGCAAGGCTTAAAAAAGAAGAATATTTTGACTAGTTACTTTGCGATTAATAAGCGGCTTAGTTTCCTTGATGGCACTGTGAAGCAACAAGTTATTAGCGTTATTAAGGAAGAACTGGGTTATGGGCATGTTAGTATTCCGAATCGAAAGTTAGGGTTAAGTGATTTAATTGGAATAGATGCGATTCAGATTATATCAGAGAGTTTAACGTGGCAAGAAGCCATTCAGCGTGCTACAAAGCTACTATCTGATAATCATTTCGTACTTCCAGCTTATGCGGAGAATATCAAACAAATTCAAGAAGAACTAGGCTTTTATTCCGTTAAAGATGAGGAATTTGCTTTGTTTCACGGGAATGACAGCCAGTTAGTTCGGATGAATAGTATGGCTCTTTTGATTAGTGAACAGCCGGTTATATTTGGAGAGAAGCAAGCCAAAGTCATTTTTATTCTCGCCAGTAAAGATAAAAAAGAGCAAATTCCAGCAATTATTACCTTAACTAAAATGACTTATCAAACAGATTTTATTTCTAAATTAGAACAAGCAAAAAATCCGATTGATGCAGATAGAATTATAAAAAAATATGAAGAGGAGGTTAGATAA
- a CDS encoding PTS sugar transporter subunit IIA, producing the protein MGVKIDFLSISNINVNTKEEAILQLVNILGKADYLADKSLFEQAILERERTLSTYIGHEIGLPHAQSSGVKEPCVVVGKLSKPVKWTEEEEFVQIVFLIAVPRDNQNNLHLKVLSNLARLLMHEDFRTKLSELDDTATVALLNKSVKEDN; encoded by the coding sequence ATGGGTGTGAAAATCGACTTCTTGTCTATTTCAAACATCAATGTAAATACTAAAGAAGAGGCGATTCTACAATTAGTGAATATTTTAGGAAAAGCTGATTATTTGGCAGATAAATCCCTGTTTGAACAGGCTATTTTAGAACGCGAACGAACATTATCCACATACATTGGACACGAAATCGGCTTGCCTCATGCCCAAAGTAGTGGCGTAAAAGAACCCTGCGTCGTTGTTGGGAAATTAAGTAAACCTGTGAAGTGGACTGAAGAGGAAGAATTTGTCCAAATTGTATTTTTAATCGCGGTTCCTAGAGATAACCAAAATAATTTACATTTAAAAGTACTATCCAATCTAGCAAGACTATTAATGCATGAAGATTTTCGAACAAAATTGAGTGAATTAGACGACACGGCAACAGTGGCACTATTAAACAAAAGTGTGAAGGAGGATAACTAA
- a CDS encoding PTS fructose transporter subunit EIIC has translation MRTLKFLQKHLMTATSYMIPFVVAGGILFALSVMLSGQAAVPDAGWLAKLNQIGAAGLALFIPILGGYIAFSMADKPGLAPGMIGAYLANEIGAGFIGGIIAGFLAGFVVIQLKKIKLAPSMRTLGSIFIYPLLGTLITGGIIVFLIGEPISGFMDWMTNALNSLSGAAKVPLGALLGAMISFDMGGPVNKVAATFAQTQVDTLPYLMGGVGVAICVPPIGLGVATLLFPKKFTRVEKDSGIAALLMGSVGITEGAIPFATADPLRVIPSIMVGSIVGNVSAFLFGCLNHAPWGGLIVLPVVDNRIGYIASIALGAVVTAIMLRILKKDATELDEALEEGQDIDDLDINFEDI, from the coding sequence ATGAGAACGCTTAAATTTTTGCAAAAACATTTGATGACAGCAACTTCGTATATGATTCCATTTGTCGTAGCTGGGGGGATATTGTTTGCGCTATCCGTTATGTTGAGCGGACAAGCTGCCGTTCCTGATGCGGGCTGGTTAGCAAAACTCAACCAAATTGGTGCAGCAGGCCTGGCTTTATTCATTCCGATTCTTGGTGGCTACATAGCCTTTAGTATGGCAGATAAACCTGGGCTGGCACCTGGGATGATTGGTGCATACTTAGCAAACGAAATTGGTGCAGGATTTATCGGTGGTATTATCGCTGGTTTCTTAGCTGGTTTTGTCGTAATTCAATTAAAGAAAATTAAATTAGCACCTTCGATGAGAACGTTAGGATCCATTTTCATTTATCCATTACTTGGGACTTTGATTACGGGTGGAATTATCGTTTTCCTCATCGGAGAGCCAATCTCAGGTTTTATGGATTGGATGACAAATGCGCTAAATAGCTTATCAGGGGCAGCAAAAGTTCCGCTAGGTGCACTTCTTGGTGCGATGATTTCCTTTGATATGGGTGGACCTGTAAATAAAGTAGCAGCAACGTTTGCACAAACCCAAGTAGATACACTCCCATATTTAATGGGCGGAGTTGGTGTAGCGATTTGTGTACCGCCAATTGGTTTAGGCGTAGCAACACTTCTATTTCCAAAGAAATTTACTCGCGTAGAAAAAGATTCGGGAATTGCAGCACTTTTAATGGGAAGCGTTGGTATAACAGAAGGAGCAATTCCTTTTGCAACAGCAGATCCATTACGGGTCATTCCATCGATTATGGTTGGTTCGATTGTAGGGAACGTTTCGGCTTTCTTATTTGGTTGTTTAAATCACGCGCCTTGGGGTGGTTTGATCGTTTTACCTGTAGTTGATAACCGGATTGGTTATATTGCTTCCATTGCGCTTGGGGCAGTTGTGACGGCAATTATGCTCCGAATTTTGAAGAAAGATGCTACAGAGCTTGACGAGGCACTGGAGGAAGGGCAAGACATAGATGACTTAGATATTAATTTTGAAGACATTTAG
- a CDS encoding PTS fructose-like transporter subunit IIB: MKIVAVTSCPSGVAHTYMSAESLELSAKKMGVTIKVETQGSSGIENKLTAKEIEEADCVIITNDVEIRESQRFKGKKVVKMSVSEIIKKSDALIKKLQTMFE, encoded by the coding sequence ATGAAAATAGTAGCAGTAACTTCATGTCCAAGCGGTGTGGCACATACGTATATGTCAGCAGAATCACTCGAACTCTCCGCAAAAAAAATGGGCGTCACTATTAAAGTAGAAACACAAGGCTCCTCTGGCATCGAAAATAAATTAACTGCAAAAGAAATCGAGGAAGCAGATTGTGTCATTATCACAAATGATGTCGAAATAAGAGAAAGCCAACGATTCAAAGGGAAAAAAGTGGTCAAAATGAGCGTTTCAGAAATTATAAAAAAATCGGACGCGCTAATTAAAAAGTTACAAACCATGTTCGAATGA
- a CDS encoding class II D-tagatose-bisphosphate aldolase non-catalytic subunit yields the protein MKLPIKKAVEALLKLQTTGDSATLIGVGPMSRNLLQASFELAKEDDYPLMFIASRNQVDADELGGGYVNGWNQFSFIEAIKEVAKEVDFDGLYYVCRDHGGPWQRDQERNDHLPTEKAMALGKKSYIADIEAGFDLLMIDPTKDPFEVGKVIPLETVLERTVDLIAFCEEERKKRGLPEIGYEVGTEETNGGLTSTETYEKFITQLKVELEKRNLPLPTFIVGQTGTLTRKTEQVGHFNFKNAYDLAQMAKKYGVGLKEHNGDYLDDVTLLEHIPSEITATNVAPQYGTEETRAYLKLVELEQKLVENGLIKTPSNAREVLLIQSIKSERWRKWMLDGQKDITINEIMQDDDLSLEILDIAGHYTFNDAMVKKEIHTLYANLAANNIDGKRFVIDHIKRPIRNYSECYNLKGATTRIKQLAK from the coding sequence TTGAAATTACCAATAAAAAAAGCAGTAGAAGCACTTTTGAAATTACAAACAACAGGAGATAGCGCTACACTTATCGGCGTTGGACCAATGTCTCGCAATCTTTTACAAGCAAGTTTTGAATTAGCGAAAGAAGATGATTACCCGCTTATGTTCATTGCAAGTCGTAATCAAGTAGATGCGGATGAACTTGGTGGTGGATATGTTAATGGCTGGAACCAATTTAGTTTTATTGAAGCAATTAAAGAAGTGGCTAAAGAAGTGGACTTTGATGGGCTATATTATGTATGCCGTGATCACGGAGGCCCTTGGCAACGGGATCAAGAGAGAAATGATCACTTACCAACAGAAAAGGCGATGGCGTTAGGAAAAAAATCTTATATAGCGGATATTGAAGCTGGCTTTGACTTATTAATGATTGACCCGACCAAAGACCCTTTTGAAGTGGGAAAAGTTATTCCACTGGAAACTGTACTGGAAAGAACGGTTGATTTAATTGCATTTTGTGAGGAAGAACGAAAAAAACGTGGGCTACCAGAAATCGGTTATGAAGTTGGAACGGAAGAAACAAACGGTGGGCTAACTTCAACAGAAACGTATGAAAAGTTCATTACTCAATTAAAAGTGGAATTGGAAAAACGAAATTTACCATTACCGACTTTCATCGTTGGGCAAACGGGAACATTAACTCGTAAAACCGAGCAAGTAGGTCACTTTAATTTCAAAAACGCCTATGACTTAGCTCAGATGGCAAAAAAATATGGTGTCGGTTTGAAAGAGCATAATGGCGATTATCTGGATGACGTTACGCTTTTAGAACATATTCCATCAGAAATAACAGCGACCAATGTAGCCCCGCAATACGGAACAGAAGAGACTCGCGCGTATTTGAAATTAGTTGAGTTAGAGCAAAAATTAGTAGAGAATGGCTTAATCAAAACTCCTTCTAACGCACGAGAAGTTTTACTCATTCAATCGATTAAAAGTGAACGCTGGCGCAAATGGATGTTAGATGGACAAAAAGATATTACTATCAATGAAATCATGCAAGATGATGATTTATCACTTGAAATCCTAGATATCGCAGGTCATTACACATTCAATGATGCAATGGTTAAGAAAGAAATCCACACATTATATGCTAATTTAGCTGCGAATAATATTGATGGAAAACGCTTTGTAATTGATCATATTAAACGTCCCATCCGCAACTACTCCGAATGTTACAATTTAAAAGGAGCCACAACCCGAATTAAACAATTAGCTAAATGA
- a CDS encoding HAD family hydrolase, producing the protein MINLIFDIDDTVYDQLKPFENAFKTVFGKADHLKIENLYIKSRFYSDEVYHRVVQGEMPKAAMHVYRITQALNDFDYQITKKEAEAFQHAYEQNQRKIELTSGIKEILTWAKKNEITMGIITNGPKEHQQHKINDLQINDWIPTEHTFISGKVGIEKPDKKIFKLVEEQIGIKGAETYYIGDSFENDVIGSKSAGWKSIWLNRRGHLIPTEAAFQPDYCVENEQQLFAILQEIF; encoded by the coding sequence ATGATTAATTTAATTTTTGATATTGATGACACAGTTTATGACCAATTAAAACCATTTGAAAACGCATTTAAAACTGTTTTTGGAAAAGCGGACCACCTGAAAATCGAAAATTTATATATTAAAAGTCGATTTTATAGTGATGAAGTGTATCACCGCGTTGTCCAAGGCGAAATGCCGAAAGCAGCAATGCACGTTTACCGGATTACGCAGGCGCTAAATGATTTTGATTATCAAATTACTAAAAAAGAAGCAGAAGCCTTTCAACACGCCTACGAACAAAACCAACGCAAAATCGAACTTACGTCAGGGATTAAAGAAATTCTCACATGGGCGAAAAAGAACGAAATCACGATGGGAATCATTACAAACGGACCAAAAGAACATCAACAACATAAAATAAATGATTTACAAATCAATGATTGGATTCCAACCGAGCACACGTTCATTTCTGGTAAAGTCGGTATCGAAAAACCAGACAAGAAAATATTTAAGCTAGTAGAAGAACAAATCGGTATTAAGGGTGCCGAAACCTATTATATTGGCGATTCTTTCGAAAATGATGTTATCGGTTCAAAAAGTGCTGGTTGGAAATCAATTTGGTTGAATAGACGAGGACATTTGATACCAACAGAGGCAGCATTTCAGCCAGATTATTGTGTTGAAAATGAGCAACAATTATTCGCAATTTTACAGGAGATATTTTAA
- a CDS encoding Rrf2 family transcriptional regulator, which produces MKFSKATNYALHTMVYLANLSPEKSVGVKELATKQNVSPTYLSKVLTMLVKAGFIESVTGVNGGYKLAEPASSISFLDVIQAIEGKGAFFHCDPKNHSESQPHCLIGEVMNKAEQQMEDYLSKQTVGSIVVEIEKHQH; this is translated from the coding sequence ATGAAATTTTCCAAAGCAACCAATTATGCACTACATACGATGGTTTATTTAGCTAATTTGTCACCAGAAAAGTCTGTCGGTGTGAAAGAACTTGCAACCAAGCAAAATGTGTCGCCAACTTATCTATCTAAAGTGTTGACGATGCTAGTGAAAGCTGGCTTTATTGAGTCAGTAACAGGCGTCAATGGTGGGTATAAGTTAGCGGAACCAGCAAGTAGTATTAGTTTTCTTGATGTCATTCAAGCGATTGAAGGGAAGGGCGCCTTTTTCCATTGTGACCCTAAAAACCACAGCGAAAGCCAGCCGCACTGCTTGATTGGCGAAGTGATGAATAAGGCGGAGCAACAAATGGAAGATTATTTAAGCAAACAAACAGTAGGTAGTATTGTCGTAGAAATTGAAAAACATCAACATTAA
- a CDS encoding class I SAM-dependent methyltransferase, which translates to MKHHHNHHGEAGFKRKVDYLDRPERSEVLSPEDFLQAMPIGKTASILDLGAGTGFLTIPAAKFVDNTVFALDLDAKMLELIESKAKEAGLANVETLEASMDDIPLEANSVDVVLASLVLHEADSLADVLREVSRVVKTGGYFASLEFDTKGTDLKGPPMEIQISAEKLKEELAGFGFEVVKNWQLDEGMYVSIAEKK; encoded by the coding sequence ATGAAACATCATCATAATCATCACGGGGAAGCTGGTTTTAAGCGGAAAGTAGATTATTTGGATCGACCAGAGCGGAGTGAAGTGCTGTCGCCAGAGGATTTTTTGCAGGCAATGCCAATCGGAAAAACAGCAAGTATTTTAGATTTAGGAGCGGGAACAGGATTTTTAACAATTCCAGCTGCAAAATTCGTTGATAATACAGTTTTTGCATTAGATTTAGATGCGAAAATGTTGGAATTAATTGAGTCGAAAGCGAAGGAAGCAGGTTTGGCTAATGTAGAAACGTTAGAAGCCAGCATGGATGATATTCCACTTGAGGCAAATTCCGTGGATGTTGTGCTCGCATCGCTCGTGTTACATGAAGCAGATTCGCTCGCAGATGTTTTGCGCGAAGTGAGTAGAGTTGTGAAGACTGGCGGCTACTTTGCTAGTTTGGAATTTGACACGAAAGGGACTGATTTGAAAGGCCCACCAATGGAAATTCAGATTTCTGCGGAGAAATTGAAGGAAGAACTTGCGGGATTTGGGTTTGAAGTGGTGAAAAATTGGCAGTTGGATGAGGGAATGTATGTGAGTATTGCGGAGAAGAAGTAA
- a CDS encoding DUF3267 domain-containing protein produces the protein MERKLIQEINLLENKKLVMNLNIVAIAIVLILTVLGIVFSGGFAITNGFMGIIWMFGGYAVAIVIHEAVHGIFFKAFRPEAKVKFGFKNGMAYAGSPGAFYTKAQFFIISIAPFIVLTGLFIFLRFLGVNEAVLYLIFALHTSGCVGDFYYCILLINQPAGIVVEDTDKGISFYSEG, from the coding sequence ATGGAAAGAAAATTGATTCAGGAAATTAATTTACTAGAAAATAAAAAATTGGTTATGAATTTGAATATTGTTGCGATTGCTATTGTACTCATATTAACTGTTTTAGGAATTGTTTTTTCAGGTGGTTTTGCAATTACGAATGGTTTTATGGGGATTATTTGGATGTTTGGTGGTTATGCAGTAGCAATTGTTATTCACGAAGCCGTACACGGGATTTTCTTTAAAGCATTTCGTCCAGAAGCAAAAGTGAAATTTGGTTTTAAAAATGGGATGGCTTATGCTGGAAGCCCCGGAGCATTTTATACGAAAGCACAATTCTTTATTATTTCGATTGCGCCATTTATCGTTCTTACGGGTTTGTTCATTTTTCTGCGATTTCTTGGGGTGAATGAAGCGGTTCTTTATTTGATTTTTGCATTACATACATCTGGTTGTGTCGGGGATTTTTACTATTGCATTCTTTTGATTAATCAACCGGCTGGAATCGTTGTAGAGGACACGGATAAGGGAATTAGTTTTTATTCAGAAGGTTAA
- a CDS encoding aldo/keto reductase, protein MKRITIGNSALTASEISLGCMRMADLSKEDANKVINTALENGIDFFDHADIYGGGKSEEVFADAIDMNATIREKMILQSKCGIRQGFFDFSKEHIIASVEGSLKRLKTDYLDTLLLHRPDTLFEPEEVAAAFTELEKSGKVRHFGVSNQNPGQIELLKKYVDQELIANQLQFSIMHTGMIDTGFNVNMTIDPSLDRDGGILEYSRLNNMTIQAWSPFQYGFFEGVFLDNDKFPELNKVIDKIAADKGVTNSAIAVAWIQRHPASFQTVVGTMNPGRIADIAKASDVTLSREEWYEIYRAAGNQLP, encoded by the coding sequence TTGAAACGAATAACAATTGGAAATAGCGCTTTAACAGCTTCAGAAATTTCGCTAGGATGTATGAGAATGGCGGATCTTAGTAAAGAGGATGCCAACAAAGTGATTAATACAGCACTTGAAAATGGCATTGATTTTTTTGACCACGCGGATATTTATGGCGGCGGTAAATCAGAGGAAGTTTTTGCTGATGCAATTGATATGAATGCAACTATTCGTGAAAAAATGATTCTTCAATCAAAATGCGGAATTCGTCAAGGATTCTTTGATTTTTCAAAAGAGCACATTATTGCTTCTGTGGAAGGTAGCTTAAAACGCCTGAAAACAGACTATTTAGATACACTTTTACTTCACCGTCCGGATACACTTTTCGAACCAGAAGAAGTAGCGGCAGCTTTCACAGAATTAGAGAAAAGTGGAAAAGTGCGTCATTTCGGCGTAAGTAATCAAAATCCAGGTCAAATTGAACTACTGAAAAAATATGTAGACCAAGAATTAATCGCCAACCAACTGCAATTTAGCATTATGCATACGGGTATGATTGATACTGGTTTTAATGTGAATATGACGATTGATCCTTCACTTGATCGTGACGGCGGTATTTTGGAATATAGTCGCTTAAACAACATGACAATCCAAGCATGGTCCCCGTTCCAATATGGTTTCTTTGAAGGAGTTTTCTTGGATAACGATAAATTCCCTGAATTGAACAAAGTAATCGACAAAATTGCTGCTGACAAAGGTGTAACTAACTCAGCTATAGCGGTTGCGTGGATTCAGCGCCACCCAGCGAGCTTCCAAACAGTGGTTGGTACAATGAATCCGGGAAGAATTGCTGATATTGCAAAAGCTTCTGACGTAACACTTAGTCGCGAAGAATGGTATGAAATTTACCGTGCGGCTGGCAACCAATTACCTTAA